The DNA region CTTAAACTATCCTTAGCAAGACCGTAGTTGTACTTACCAAAACCCTGAAACTCCCAGTTTGAGGGAACAGGGATGGTAGTCCACTTGCCCGAATTATTGCCCGCGGTGCAGAAAAACTGCCAGTTTACTGTATGATCGCTCCCTGTACCCGACAGGAATAACTTTTGTGTTTCCTGGGCATGGCTTACCGACCGGCTGATAACAAATAGTAAAACAATCCATATTTTAAAGCAGGCAGATTTCATTAGTATATTCAGTTAGCAGTTAAAGTAAATTTCAAAGGATTATCTGTACGGAAGGGAGCAGCAGGCAAACCATCCTTGTTATAAAAATTAGGCTGAGCGGACTCCGACCAGGCAAAGCGCGCGGCTACAGGTTTGGTAGCTGACGTAGCCGATACTTCAACCGTATTCCCTTTTATTATGGCAGTGGCGGCAACAAAGTTGCCATCAGCCCCGGCAATAGTGAAATCAGTTAGTGGTTTACCATCGTGGCTCTCCAATCCGGTACCTACATGCTCAAACTCAAGGATGATCTTGTCGCCGTTTATTTTCATGCTTTTGTACACCGGGCCCGAAAAAACTACCTGTTGTTTATAGGTATTGGCGAGTGCCTGTAGTTCCAACCTTCTACCTATCTCCCATTTAAATGGCGGGTGGATATTTTTGAGATCATCGTTCAGGTCAGTTGTAATGATCATACCTGTATGCGGAATCTGCAAAGCTGCGGCCTGCGCTTCGCGCAATTCGGGTTCGGTAAATGAGGTATAGGTTACGGGGCCTTTTCCCTGGGTATAGTAATACGGCGCTATCTGCACGTAATAAAACGGCAATGTTTTATCGGCCCAGAGTTCACGCCAGTTATTGATCAGCGCCTCCATTTTGTAGGTATAGCTGATGGTTTCACCTAAAAAGCAGGCGCTTTCGCCCTGGTACCATAAAAAGCCTTTCAGCGCGAACGGAGCAACTGGTTCAATCATTTTGGCATAAAACTTACCCGGATCGCCATCAATTTTAATATTATTTGCCTTGAAATATGGGATAGCATCAAAACCCTCCTGCGAGATCCAGGGCTCGATACGGCTACCGCTCACTGCCGATGAAATAATACCTACCGGTACATTGAGATCATGCTGCAGGTTTTTAGCGAAGAAATAGCCCGCAGCTGAAAATGCCCTCAAAGCCGAATCTTCGGCCACGCTCCATCCCGAGTGGGTTGAATCGGGCTTTAACATATTTTTCTGCGTAACCAGGAAGATCCTGATCTGTGGGTTATGTGCGCGATCCAGCTCATCAACCGGCGAGTTTGCTGTACTGGTATCCGGCTTTTTCACCTTGCTGTTCTTGCGCATTTCGTACTGCATATTTGATTGGCCTGAGCAAAGCCATACCTCGCCCACCAGTATATTTTGCAGTTGAATAGTGTTTTTTCCTAAGATCGTCAGCGTCGCTGGTTTGGCAGATGCAGGCATCGCGTCAAGCTTTACCATCCATTTGCCCGCCGCATCTGCCGTGGTTGTTTTGGTTTGCTTAGCGAACTTTACCGTTACCTTTTCGCCCGATGTTGCAGTGCCCCAGACAGGCACCGGAGCATTACGCTGCAATACCATATTGTTGCCTAATACTTTGGGCAAAACAACCTGCGCCCCGGCAATTCCGGAGCTTAGCAGGCATATCGTCAACCAACAATATTTTATCAGGCGTAACATTAGTAACTACTTGTTTTAAATGATTTGATATAGAAAACAGCTTGCTTCGCTGATTCTCCTGCGTTTGGCCGGTCGTAATCCTGATCGGTAGGGGTATCAGCATCCGGGAACCTCCGGATATCCCCGGTACGGAACACCACCCGGTTTACACTCAGCACCGGCGCGAAAAACAGGCCGGTAAGTACATCCTTTCCGTTTACATTCACCGTGTAAAAGCGGGTATCGGTATTCAGCTTTATTACCACATGATATTGCGTACCGGCTTCATACTTCATAAAATTTCTGTTGCGATACCCGGCCTTGGTCCTGAACTGCCCAGCCGAATCAAGCGTAAGCCTGATAGCAGCAGTACCTTTTTCATCCTGAAATTCGAGATCCAGCATACCGGTATTATTTTGCCCGGCGGTGATGGTGAAGTCGGTCATTAATTTTTTTGAAACAGGCACAACACGTTCTGCTTTGGCAAAATCAAAGGGGTCGCTATCTTTTAGGGTTAATGCCCGTTCTCCATCGGGTGACTTATCTATAGCCGCAGGTGCCCATTGCGGGCTGTAGGTGTTCCATTTCTCCAATTCTTTACCGGCAGGTAGTTCGTTAAAGACCTCATTGGCATGCGCGTCCGCTTTTTCGGTGATCGGTACCGGGATGGATGATACCCAGATGTCCTCCTTGTTCATGCTATAAGTAACCCAAAGTTTGCCATCCGGCGGGGTACCATTCCCTTCTTCGATACCGCGTGTATATTGCGGGCCGTATGATTTGTAAGCGCCGCCATAACGCATGGTGGTGATCTCGCCGTTAACCAATAACAAATTAGTATAATCCAATCCGTCTTTACTAACCGATAAGGCCAGCGGCCAGCGAAACTCCGAAGGATTGTAAACCGTAGCATATTTACCGTCGGATGTGCGCTGTCCCCAGATCTTGGCGTTGGCAGTTACAAAACGTGGTGCACGGGCGGCATTTGTTGGCCAGGTTTTGCCGTTATCGGTACTGATAGCGGTAAGCGCGTATTTCCATAAGCCAACCACACGGCCATCGGGCAGGTGATAAAAATTAAATGCTTTATAATCTTTATGCAGCGGGATCAGCGGGTCTTTTTTATCCGTTTCCTCAACCCATTGCATCATCATCAGCGGGTTGGCCATCAGCTCGTCGCAAGCCTGCACAAAGCCTTTGTCTTTGCTCTTTTTATAAAAAGGATATGAGGTATTCTTTTCGTTCCATTTAGGGTTGTAGTGGATGAAATAGACCGGACCGAATTTGCCATTCGACAATACTTCACGCACTACGCGACCAATGCCCAAGCCATCATTCGGATCATCATGACCATCCAAACAAATCCCATAAAAACCCAGCACCAGCAAGCGTTTTGATTTGGAAGTATAAAAACCCATACGCTGGTGCATTACCGAATACAGGTCTTTCGCCACGCCGGGATGCCCTTCTTTGGTAGTGCCATCGGGTATTTTATACTGAGGGAAAATTACGGTAGGTTTTGACCATACTTCGCCATCTTTCGAGGTCATGAGCAGGGTTTGGCCCGGCGGTACGCTTTCGCCTACCTTATCGCTCAGGTATTCAACATAAAAAGTATTGTTCCAGTAGGCCAGCATGGGCGCATGATTGTAAGTAAAACCGAAGCCTTCAGCCAGTTCAGGATGTTCACGGTTGGCCCTGAAAATCTGCCTGCTGTGTACGCCTATCACCGGGGTTAGCTGCCCGTGATGGTAATCGACATTAGCTATGGTATTGCCGCTGTAATGCACTGTATCCTGTGCATGGGCTATCCCGGCCATCGATATAAAAAACAATATGATGATGAACTTATTCATGTTTAGCTGCTTTGGTTTGCCCGGCTGCCTGTAAAAGCTGCGCAAGCTGTTTTTTAGTAACCTTAAATATGGTACCGTGCTTATGCCCCACCGGTACACTTACACTATCGGCCAGGTTGGTAAAAGTTTTAAAATCGGTTGTGCGCATGGCGCCATATCTTTTTAACCGGTACGAATCATAATAGATCAGCCAGTTATCGCCTGCCTTGATCATGCTCGGCCCTTCGCTAAAGGGCTCAGTAAATCTCGGCGTGTAATTACGATAAGGCCCCAGCGGATTATTACTGAAAGCCACGAGGATATTACGGTTAGGCCGGGTATTATCCTTCATCACCAGGGCATAATCATTCTTTGCCCGTTTTACGATCTCCGCATCAATTACACTAAAACCCGGATCAAGAAAAAGCTTTGAGGGATTGAAAGTTTTAAAATCTTTAGTTGTGGTATAGTAAAGGCGGTGATTGTTATTTTCATCCTCCTGCCCTTTCGGAAAGCGGAAAGGCACAGTTGAAGCCCAAACGATAATGAAATACTTGTTATCCTCATCGTAAAATAACTCCGGTGCCCAGGCATTCACCGCGGTAGGTTCATTGGCCATTACCTCAATATGCTGCTCGGCCGACCAATGTATGAGGTCCCTTGAGCTGGCATAACCGATACCTTTATCGTTTTTCCAGCCGGTTGTCCATACCAGATGATAAACTCCGTCAGGCCCCTGGGCGATGGAAGGATCACGCATGATTTTGGCATCGCCAACCTCCGGTTTAATGAAAATGTGATCGATGGCGTTCCAGTGGTAAGCATCGTTGCTGTACAAAAAGCGCAGGCCTTCATTAGCCGGCTCATGAAACGAGGTAAAGAGGTACACGCTTTTACTTGCCTTACATGAAAACATCAACGCAATGGCTAATAAAAAAATGATATGTTTAATCGCCCGTTTCATTTATATCGCGTCGATAATGAGCACCCAGTCGTTACCGTTTGATACTTTGCCGGGTGGCTTAAATTTGATTGTTTTAGCTTTCGCGAAGGTTCCGACAGTCGCAGTTTGCCCGTTGCGCGGGTTAAACCATGATGCTTTTAATTTTGTGCCCTCCAGTTGATCAGCGTTGATATTCATCTCCCGGCCGGTATAGGTATAAACAAAGGCATAGTTTTTACCACGGGTAGCTATCAGCCTGTTATACTTATTTCCGTTGTTATCTGCGATCAATGACTGATCAGGCACACGATCAAGATATGGGCGTGACAGCATCAGCTTTTTCAAATAAATCATCTGCCTTGCCCCCGGATCATTAATTGAATTATACCAGTATCCTTTTGAACCGTAAGCGCTGTCTTTATCAGTCGGTTTGTGCATTTGCATCACATCGTTATCGCCATAGGTATACCCGCAGGCCCCGGCAAAAACCGACCAGTAACCATAACGTCTTACATCGGCCGCAGTCCAGCGGGGTAGTTTGGTATCGTGTAATCCGTAAGGAATTTTTTCATACGATGGCTCAGCATCAAGCGTAGGTTTTATGGGTGATAGATTGTAATCCGTTTCCACATAGCGCCAGTTGTCCTGGCCATATTTTAAATCCTTTTTTGAGGTATCCTGAGCATAAGTACGATGGCCCGACTGGAAGCAATTGAAATCTAACCAGCTTTCGTTATGA from Mucilaginibacter sp. SJ includes:
- a CDS encoding six-hairpin glycosidase, which translates into the protein MNKFIIILFFISMAGIAHAQDTVHYSGNTIANVDYHHGQLTPVIGVHSRQIFRANREHPELAEGFGFTYNHAPMLAYWNNTFYVEYLSDKVGESVPPGQTLLMTSKDGEVWSKPTVIFPQYKIPDGTTKEGHPGVAKDLYSVMHQRMGFYTSKSKRLLVLGFYGICLDGHDDPNDGLGIGRVVREVLSNGKFGPVYFIHYNPKWNEKNTSYPFYKKSKDKGFVQACDELMANPLMMMQWVEETDKKDPLIPLHKDYKAFNFYHLPDGRVVGLWKYALTAISTDNGKTWPTNAARAPRFVTANAKIWGQRTSDGKYATVYNPSEFRWPLALSVSKDGLDYTNLLLVNGEITTMRYGGAYKSYGPQYTRGIEEGNGTPPDGKLWVTYSMNKEDIWVSSIPVPITEKADAHANEVFNELPAGKELEKWNTYSPQWAPAAIDKSPDGERALTLKDSDPFDFAKAERVVPVSKKLMTDFTITAGQNNTGMLDLEFQDEKGTAAIRLTLDSAGQFRTKAGYRNRNFMKYEAGTQYHVVIKLNTDTRFYTVNVNGKDVLTGLFFAPVLSVNRVVFRTGDIRRFPDADTPTDQDYDRPNAGESAKQAVFYIKSFKTSSY
- a CDS encoding glycoside hydrolase family 43 protein — encoded protein: MKRAIKHIIFLLAIALMFSCKASKSVYLFTSFHEPANEGLRFLYSNDAYHWNAIDHIFIKPEVGDAKIMRDPSIAQGPDGVYHLVWTTGWKNDKGIGYASSRDLIHWSAEQHIEVMANEPTAVNAWAPELFYDEDNKYFIIVWASTVPFRFPKGQEDENNNHRLYYTTTKDFKTFNPSKLFLDPGFSVIDAEIVKRAKNDYALVMKDNTRPNRNILVAFSNNPLGPYRNYTPRFTEPFSEGPSMIKAGDNWLIYYDSYRLKRYGAMRTTDFKTFTNLADSVSVPVGHKHGTIFKVTKKQLAQLLQAAGQTKAAKHE
- a CDS encoding glycoside hydrolase family 140 protein, producing the protein MMLKKSTILIAIACLFFAFKSNETTMPRLSISTNHRYFMAGDKPFFWLGDTGWLLFSKLKREEAEQYLDVRAKQGFNVIQVMVVHNIKETNAYGDSALSNKNIAAPKTTPGNTFGKGDEYDYWDHIDWIITKAAEKGLYVAMVPVWGSVVKESHIGADKAKTYAEFLAKRYRGRSNVIWMNGGDIAGSDSLKTWNAIGNTLHDVDGTHLITYHPRGRTQSSKWFHNESWLDFNCFQSGHRTYAQDTSKKDLKYGQDNWRYVETDYNLSPIKPTLDAEPSYEKIPYGLHDTKLPRWTAADVRRYGYWSVFAGACGYTYGDNDVMQMHKPTDKDSAYGSKGYWYNSINDPGARQMIYLKKLMLSRPYLDRVPDQSLIADNNGNKYNRLIATRGKNYAFVYTYTGREMNINADQLEGTKLKASWFNPRNGQTATVGTFAKAKTIKFKPPGKVSNGNDWVLIIDAI
- a CDS encoding sialate O-acetylesterase; the encoded protein is MLRLIKYCWLTICLLSSGIAGAQVVLPKVLGNNMVLQRNAPVPVWGTATSGEKVTVKFAKQTKTTTADAAGKWMVKLDAMPASAKPATLTILGKNTIQLQNILVGEVWLCSGQSNMQYEMRKNSKVKKPDTSTANSPVDELDRAHNPQIRIFLVTQKNMLKPDSTHSGWSVAEDSALRAFSAAGYFFAKNLQHDLNVPVGIISSAVSGSRIEPWISQEGFDAIPYFKANNIKIDGDPGKFYAKMIEPVAPFALKGFLWYQGESACFLGETISYTYKMEALINNWRELWADKTLPFYYVQIAPYYYTQGKGPVTYTSFTEPELREAQAAALQIPHTGMIITTDLNDDLKNIHPPFKWEIGRRLELQALANTYKQQVVFSGPVYKSMKINGDKIILEFEHVGTGLESHDGKPLTDFTIAGADGNFVAATAIIKGNTVEVSATSATKPVAARFAWSESAQPNFYNKDGLPAAPFRTDNPLKFTLTAN